The Candidatus Methylacidiphilales bacterium genome contains the following window.
GTGATGGAAGTCACCCGGCCAAACTCGGGACGGCTGATGATTTCCTTGATTTTTTGGTTGGCCGGAAAAAACATTTTTTTGAACCCGACGCCGGTGTGGCGCCCGGTTTCCCGGCTGACGCGCATCATCTCCTCCACCTCGGACGAGGAAGCCGCGGGCGGCTTTTCGATCCAGGCATGAGCGCCGGCCCGCATGCAATCGATGGCCAGTTTCGGATAACGGGGGCGCCCATATTCGTCGTAATTTGTGACGATGAAAACCAGGTCCGGTTTTTCCTTCGCCAGCATTTCGCGGTGGTCCGTATAAGCCGATTCAGCGCCGAAAATTTTCGCGCAATCCGTTGCGCGCTTTGCATCCAGATCGCACACGGCAGTCAGGTTTACAGGCGCATACTGAAAGGTCGGGAAGACATTGCGGCAGGCGTGGCCGCCGCAGCCAATGAAGGCCGTTTTTAATTTTGCCGGGTATTCGTAGTTATACAGAATATTAAATTTGTTCATTTATGCTCCTTGGTAAGGTTCTGCCAAAATCGCCACGGTCGAAACAGGCACCCTGGGTGTTCCGCCCGGTCTGCAGGCGCCCAGAACGTAAACGGGTTGATTCATAACAATGGCGATGGCCTTTATTCACCGACCGTTTGACGGTCCGCCGAGGAAAACGCGATGAACAAAACCGCCTCGGTTTCTCCTATATTTGTGGCGTGATGCCAGATGTTGGGCGGGACGGTCACGGTATCGCCCTCGTTCATTTGCGCTTTTTCCCCACCAGGACCGGTATGTTCAATCCGTCCCTGGATGACCACGAGAATTTCAGTGCAATTCGGGTGGTAATGCCGCGGGTTGCCCTGTCCGGGCTTGAGAATGCAGCGGCCGACGGTCATTTCCGTTGAGTTGCCTAACGACAGCCCGGCAAACCAGGTCAGGTTCCCCCAGTCGAAGTCGCTTTTTGTGGCTTGTGGATATGTGAGAAGTCGGATGTCTGTTTTCATAGTGTTATGACTTTGCCTTCCCGGGCGGATTTGCGGTGGCGTCATAAAACATCTCATGTAATTCCACCCGCTTTCCTTCCGACAAAAGCGCCGCCTCATAGACCGCAACCACGTCGCGGGCAAACTCCAGCGAGCCGTCGTGCCGACGTGGGCCGCCCTGCACCTGATCGCAAAAAGACCGCAGACTGCCATAGACGCCCTGGGTCATCAGCGAGACGTTCTCCAGCGTTGAGAGAGTGTTCTGCGGCTCCCAGACAATGGCGCCCTGCTCAAAACCGCCCGGCGCGTAGGAGGTCGATACGCCATACTCAAGCCTGGCGCCACGCTGATAAGTGATTCGCAGGCAATTATCGAGCACCAGATTCGCGTCATTGGCATAGACGGTGTACATCTCATGGGGTTGAAAACGGCCGCCGCTCACAGCATGCAAAGTTCCAATCGCGCCTCCTGAGAACTCCAAAATGACTACTGAGGTGTCATGGCGTCCGTGATGCACCGTCACCGCCTCAACCGCGCCTCCCAACGCAATCATGAACGACAGCGGATGACATCCATTGCCCAGCCAGTTGGTAAATCGTCCCTCGCGCAGGACGGCCGGACCGTCGGCCGGCACCACGACCGGATACTGCGCCAGAATCGAACGCAACGGCTGGTGTTTCTCCTGGGCCAGAATCTCGCGGAACTTTTCAACCGCAGGCATGAACACCTTTTTGAAACCCACAACGGCCACCCGGTCGCCGCGCTTTCGCAACATCTCCTCGATTTGCGTGAGCCGCATCGCAGCAGGCTTTTCCATCCACACATGCAAACCGGCTGCAAATGCCTCGCACGCGAGAACGGGATGTTGCGCGGGGCCGACGCAGAGGATCACCACATCGAGCTTTTCATTGCGGTACATTTCAGCGTTGGAGGCATAGCATCGGCTCACACCGTACTCACCCGCAGTACGCTGCGCCAACTCGAGATTCACGTCGCAGAACGCCTGCACGCGCACGGGCAAATAATGCAGCGCCGGAAGAATGTTGCGGTAGCAGTGGGATCCGACGCCCACCACTCCTACGTTCAGTCTGTTTTGGAAATCCCGTTGGTAACTCATGGCATGGTTCCTTTCGTATATGCCGCATCAGCCTTCGGCGATCACCTTTCTCAGAAAGGCCATGTCGTTCTGAGTCACATTTGAGTAATCGACGCCGGGCTTGTGGTCTCCGTGACTGGAGTTCAGGCACCAGACGGGGCTGATCGCGTCACGCAGCACCTGCCGGGCAATGTCTTGCACCGGCCAGGAGGCATCAGCGAGGCTCGATTTCCATTTCAGCGATCCGCCCGGGGTTTCGCTCTGTCCGCCCTTGAAATGGACGTAGTTCATCCACGGCTTGAGTTTGTGATAGACTTCAAGGGACGGGAAGGTTCCATTGCTCCAAAGATTTTGAATGTCCCAGGTGAAGGTCGCAGTCCTTGGCCGGTCAAGCCGCTGGAAGAAATCAATGATGTTCTCCACATTGCCAAAAAGGCAGTCGTGGCATTCGTTCTCGATGGTGGTCTGGAAGCCGGCTGCCGAGATCTGATCCACCGCCTCGCGATAAAGCCCGATCATCCAGTCTGGGAAACGCCCGCTGCCTCTTGGGTCTAGCAAGCGAATCAGCTTGGGCTTCACCATCCGGGCGACTGCCAGCGTCCGCGGAAGGGCGGCCAGGGCCGAGTTACGGAAATGCGCTTCGCCCGGTGTCAGAGGTTCGTGAAAGAGTATCGTTGAGAAACAATAGGCGCTCAGTCCGCGCCGCTGCATTGCGCCGACGAGGCGTTCGGCCTCATCGGGATTCAGGTCGATGATCGATTTGCCATAGACTTGATCCTTGAGGTCCAAATCCTTGAGGCCCCATTCCACATGCCGGTCCAATGCCGGCTCGATCTCATGGCCCGCCATTGCGTTTAACATTGTCAGTCGCGGTTTCATTTTTGGCTTTTCCGCCTTGTGCGAGGAGAAGATTTTTTCGACGGCAGGGCGCGTCCGGTGAAGACCGCGAGATATTTGACCTTGGCCGTCAAAGGCTCCAGATCATGTTCCTCCTCGGAATTGAAATAGAGGGAATCTCCGGGGCCCAGGGTGTGGGTGGTGTCGCCCACCCGGTAACGCATCCGGCCCTCCAGAACATAGACAAATTCCTCACCGCAATGAGCCAGGACTCCCCGTTTGATTTTGCCCCGCTCGGCAGTGAAAATAAACGGCTGCATGATTTTATCCGCGCGTTTCGCAGCCAGGAGGTAAAATCCATAGCCCTTGTCCGTCTGTGCAGCCGCGCTATGGGTCCGCTCCCGGGCCAGACTTAGGACCGTCGGGGAATCCTGGCCGCCATCGAGAAGATTTCCCAGGCTGACGCCGAGTGCTGCGGCAATCTTAGTGAGTGTCGCCACGGGCGGCGTCGTTTTTCCCGATTCGATCTTGGAAAGGAGGCTGACGGTGAAGCCGCAGCGTTTCGAAATATCCAGCAAAGTCCGTTGCTGGCGCAGGCGCAGCCTGCGGATTCGCGAGCCCAACTCATTCATCGAATCCATCCTGATGGAACAAGGGTGTAATTCAAGTACTATTCTTGATATTCAAACAGTTTGAATTTGATTGGGTGCGAAAACAAGGGGGCCGCCGGGCGCATCGAGGGTTGACCCGGATGCAGTTGCGCCCTTATTCCGCGCGGCCTTTTGGCAAGACCCTTTGGAGGGCTTTCCAGAGGCGGGTGAAACATCCGCGCTAAGGCAACAGCACCAGCGCATGCATCATATAGTCGGTCCACTGTTGCCAGGTCAGGATTCCTTCCAGGCTGGAACCATCTTCATAGGGGCACCAGACCTTCAATCCATCCGCGTCCGCGTCCAGGAGCAGCATGCAGTGGTAAATCGCGGATAATTCCCCGTCCACAAGCATGCGTTCCGTGTAAAGAAAAATTCCGCTGACATGCCGGTCGCCATAATGACTTTGATACTTTAGCACCAGATCCTTGTCCACGGTTACGATGCTGTTTTTTGCAATGCCCAAATCCCGGGCAATCTCCAAAATCGAAAACTCATTGGTCGAACCGGGTTGCCGGAACCAGGAGGTGTATTTTCTCGAAAACTCATCCAGGAAATCGGCTTCGGCGATATCGCGGCCATTCCGCCCCGCCAATTCGATCAGACAGCGGCATGCATTTCCAAATGTGTTAAGGTTTTGCATATGAATACCTGTCCGGCGCCGTCTAACGCAGATCGGAATATAAAAGCGAAACTCTAAATATCAGGATTTCTCCAAATGCTAATCCCCCTGAATTTTTATCACCATGAGCTCATCCAAACTGCCTGATGTAATTCTGGCCTCGGGTTAAACGAAGAGCGAGTCAAATAAGCGAGGACATATCGCATATTCATCCGTTCGCACATTCCCGCTGGCTTTTACAATGGCCTCTGCTAAATTGCAGTCATGTCCCTAACCCGGATGCGAATGCCTCACCCGCTTCTGAAAAGCCCTCAAGGTACTGGACAAGAAGAGGGTAACCAAGCATCCGGGTTAAATGCAAAACCGTCTGAATGGGATTTTTTATTGAAACATAAACTCCAAATTTTGAGGCGGTTTTGCAATAGCCTGCATGCTCCCGGAGTTTTCCTTCCTCCTCGCAGGAAAGAAAGACATGCGGCGCAATTTCCAAAGAAGACTGAGGCATGCAGGCTAAAGCATCTGGTTTTGGGAGTTGGTTTTGCGTGTTTATCCCTCGCGCTCACTGCAGCCGCCGGCGACAAGGATTTCGGGCGCGACCCCGAAGCCATTTATTTCAGCGATCTTGGCGACCAAAAACCCATTATCCTCAAGGTCGAAAAAGTCGTCGGAGTTTATGCCGACCGGAACCTGAGCGCCTACATGCGCAATTTCCAGGCAGGCGATGACGTCCAATTGCTGGCCTATAACCCCGATGCCTACTTTGTCAGGCACCTCAAAAGCGGATACGAAGGCTGGGTGGCAAAGGAAAATCTCAGTAAAATCGACAAAGACCAGTTGGACACCCTTCTCGCGCGTGTGGAGGAGGAACGAAAATTTGCCGATGCCATAAAAAGGAAGGAGGTCCTGCCCGGCATGACGTTCGACCATGTCAAGGCTGCTCTGGGCAAGCCCACCAGCAAAACCTTCAGGCAGGATGAAAACGGGCGTTTTGACAAATGGTCGTACATCGATTACGAAACCCGTTATGTAAGCCAGCCGTATTTTGATTCCCGGCAAGGCGCTTATGTCAACTTGCCCGTGGCAATCAAGGTCGCCGTGGGATCTCTCAACGTGGAATTCAAGAGCGGGCGGGTCACGGCCATTGAACGCACCCGTGACAAAAACGCCGGGGCAAATTAACCCCAGAGCTGCCGGTCCAGGGAACGGTATTGCACCGCTTCACTGACATGGTCTGTCGTGACCTGTTCGGAATCCGCCAGATCCGCTATGGTGCGGGCGACTTTTAAAATCCGGTCATAGGCCCGCGCGCTGAGGTTCATATTCTCCATCGCATACTTGAGAATGTTCCGGCTGTCGTTGTCAATCGGGGCAAAGGCCTGGATTTGTTTGGGCCCCATCAGCGCGTTGCACCAGATCGCTTTTCCCGAAAAACGCCTTCGCTGGAGCTCACGCGCCTTCTCCACCCGTTCACGGATCGTCCCGGTGCTTTCACCCGAAGGAGCGGAAAGCAATTGCTCATGTTTGAGCGCCGGGACCTCAACGTGCAGGTCAATCCGGTCGAGCAGCGGCCCGGAAATCCGGTTCAAATAGCGTTGAACAGCAGTTGCCGAAACCCTCCCTTTTTGCGCATCCCCGGAACTGCCGGTGGGCGTCGGATTCATCGCCCCGACAAACATAAACCGCGCCGGAAAAGTCAGCGTTCCCGCCGCGCGCGAAATCGTCACTCTCCCGTCTTCAAGCGGCTGGCGGAGCACCTCCAGGGCCGAGCGCTTGAATTCCGGCAATTCGTCCAGAAACAAAACGCCGTTGTGCGCGAGGCTCACCTCGCCCGGCATCGGCTGGGCCGAGCCGCCTATCAATCCAATATCAGAAATTGTGTGGTGTGGAGAACGAAACGGACGCACAGCGACCAGCGCCTGCCCCGCCGGCAAAAGTCCAACCACACTGTGGATCTTGGTGGTTTCGAGAGCTTCCGGCAGGGACATGCGGGGCAGGATGCCGGGCAGGCGCTTGGCCAGCATGCTCTTTCCCGAACCCGGCGGGCCGATCATAAGCAGATTGTGGCCTCCCGCCGCGGCGATCTCCAGCGAGCGCTTGACGCTTTCCTGGCCTTTCACATCCGCAAAATCCAGATCGTTGTCATAGGCCGTCCCATTTTCAAACAGGCCTGTGCGATGAGGCGAGGCGGCAATCTCGGTTTTTTCCTCCAGAAACTCGGATGCCGATCTGAGGTTTTTGACCGGATACACATTCAGACCCTCAACCACCGACGCCTCGGCTGCATTCTCCACCGGCACCAGAATGCCTCCGAAGCCGGCCTTTTTTGCCAGCAACGCAATGGGCAGCACTCCTTTCACCCGCCGCACCGCACCCGTCAGTGCCAGTTCCCCGACGGCCAGCAGCCTTTCTTTGCGGTCATTCCGGCATTGCCCCGATGCCAGCAAAATTCCCAGGGCTATGGGCAGATCAAAACTGGGGCCTTCCTTGCGGAGATCCGCCGGAGCCAGATTGACCGTGACGCGGTTCCCCGGATGATTGTAGGCGCTGTTGAGAATGGCTGTGCGGACGCGGTCGCGCGATTCCTTGACGGCTGTATCGGGCAAACCGACCACGACGAATTCCGGCAAGCCCTGGCCCACGCAGGCGCCGACATTGACTTCGACTTCCACCGGGAAGGCCTGAACTCCAACCACGGACGCGGATTTGATCTGCGAAAGCATGAACAACCTAAACTTTTAATAAACGCAACTGTTGTTGAAATAACGCTACTGGAATGTTACGAACAGGTTACATATGAAGTGCCGTCGATTTTGTTTTTCCATTGGAAATTCTCAACGTCCTCTGGCATGATCCGCCCATGCGATCCCATTATTTTACGTTCATACTACTCCTGGTTGCGCTAACTCAGGGAGGCTTCAATCCGGCCGTGGCCGGAGAACTCGATAACCCGACCTTCATCCTCCATCTCGAAAGGTCCCACACCAAACAACTCAAGGACGATGCCAAATTGGGGCATGGCAAAACAACCGACACCACCATCAGCTTCCTGCTGGATGTTAGCAACCTGCATCCAAATCCCACCGATGAAATCCAAGCCCGGGTCTGCGTGGTCACCGAGCCTAATGACTGGAAAGACAAGCCCACCCTGACAGCCAGTATTTTGCCGGCAAAAACCGGCCTCAAGGCCGATGCTCAAACCACAGTCACGCTGAATATTGGCGAGTTGGAGGTAAAAGAGCTGAATACCACCAATGTAAATACCAACATGCTGTGGCGCGGTGGCACCAAATTGGCCGGATATCAAGTCGATATCACTTATAAAGGCCAGGTCGTGCTGACGGAAAACAGCGGCGGCGCGAAAGCGCACAAGGCGATTGAAGACCTGCTCGCCGGCAATAAATAGCGCGCTGCAATGGGAATCAAGGCTGGCTTCCCGGTTTCTCCGGTATCGGATGTGCCGTATAAGATTCATGAGTCTTATTCCGATACTGCAAACGGGCCCGCGTCATACGCTCACGCAGGCCGCCCTGTTTGAGAAAATCCTTCTCCAACCGGCGGAGCTGCTGGTCGAGCAGATAGTTCGTCTGGTGGATGAGGCAAAGCGCAATATTGGCCACGACTTCCGGCGGGCGGGTTTCCACATAAGTTCTATAAGTCTCATAGGACTGGTGAGGCTGGCAGCCGAGTTTGCGGACAAATAGAGCCTCCTTTGAGTTCTTATCCCAGATTCCAAAATCCCGCACCCGCAGAAAATCCCGGTAATCCAGGAGCAGTTCTTCCAGGCTTGCGCGGGCCACATTCGTGAGCTTGAGCTCCATTTCCTTGGAAGTGCCGGAGGCTTTGCTGGCCTCGGCAATGTTTTGTTTGCCGGATCGTGAGGCCTGCACCATCTGGTCTATGGTGCGGTCGCCTTTTCTGAGGAAACGTTGGCAGAAGCGGAAGGTGAGGTCATACACCAGCTCCGCTTTCTGGTAGGAAAGCAGTTCGGCATAGTTGCCGTGCGGGGGGAGAAGGTTTTCTTCAGACATGGGTCATGTGCGTCATATTGGACTTATTTTTAGAAATCTGCTGATTCCCATTATTTCTCATACCGCTCCTCACGAATTCCGCCGCGTCAATTCAAACGCTGCCGGGATCAGATGGCACTCCGGCGGCCCGCTCGATTTGAGAAAAACTTCCACCACATCAAAACGCACCGGCATGTCCTGCAGCTTGATTTCCTCCAGATATGCCATGGCCGTGCGCAGTATGCGGCGTTGCTTGGACGGCGTGACCGCTTCCGCCGGTGAGCCCCACGATTCCGGGCTGCGCGCCTTGACTTCCACAAACACCAGCACCCCTTTATGCCTGCAAACAAGGTCGATTTCCCCCCAGCGCGAACGGTAGTTGCGCACCAGCGGCTTGTAGTGTTGCCGCTTCAGGAAAGCACAGGCGGCTTCCTCGCCAAAATCTCCGCGCCCCTTGCGGTCACCCGGCAAACGAGAGTAGGCGCTGCGCCACGGGGGCAAAACTGCGGCGATGGATGGGGCAAGGCCCCAGGCGTTCCAAAGCCTTTTGGTGGACGGCAGTTCCGTATCCTTTGTGGCGGGCAAATCCATAACCGGGGAATTGCGCTTCCGCCTCTTCCATCAGGCGGTCGCGGGTTTCCTTGGCCAGAATTGAAGCAGCGGCAATCGACGGACATTGTGAATCTCCTTTGACAATTGCGTGAATTTTCACGGGAAGCTTCGGCATCTGCGAACCGTCAATCAGGGCCAGGTCCACCATCACTCCCACGCCCGCCAATGCGCGGGCCATGGCCAAAAAAGTCGCCTGCAATATATTTACGCGGTCCACTTCCTCGACGCTCGCCTGACCCACCGCCCAACTCAACCCGTCGGCCCCAGAAATTTCGGCATACAAACGACGACGCTCGGCACGGGACAATTTTTTGGAATCGTTAAGCCCCTCCGGCCAGGTTTCATGCTTCAGGAAAACGCAGGCCGCCGCTACAACAGGCCCCGCAAGACAACCTCGCCCGGCTTCATCAATGCCCGCAATCACCCTTGCCCCGGACTCAAGGGCCTTGTGTTCGTAATGCCAGGAAAGCCCGCTTTTCATGCCTCAAGAATGAAGCACGCCTTATTTCTTTTTCTTGGCGGCGCGGACCGGCTGCTTGCTCTTTTCTTCCGACTTCACTTCCATCGCGCCCTTGAGGCCGCGCAGGTAATAAAGACGGGAGCGGCGCACGCGTCCGGCGATTTCAACAGCAATTTTTTCGATGAACGGAGAATGCAGCGGAAACACGCGCTCCACACCCTCGCCATAGCTGATGCGGCGGACCGTGAAGGTCTCGTTCAGGCCGCGGCCTTTGCGCGCGATCACAACGCCCGAATAATTCTGGATGCGTTCCTTGTCGCCTTCCTTCACGCGGGAGGAAACCTTGATGGTGTCGCCCACCTTGAATTTGGAGACGTCCTTTTTTAACTGTTCACTTTCGATTTTGTCTATCACGTTCATCGCATATACCTTCCAATTTTTCACTCGCGAGCAGATCCTTGCGGCGTTCCAACGTCCGCCGGTCGGCCTGCTCTTTTCTCCACGCGGCAATGGCCGCATGATTGCCTGTCATCAAAATCTCCGGGACCTTTTTGCCCCGAAACTCCTCCGGACGCGTGTACTGCGGCCCTTCCAGCGCCGCCTCCGGTCCGAATGAATCCATTCTCGCCGAATCTTCGTTCCCCAGCACCCCGGGCAACAACCGCACCACCGCATCAATCACCACCAGGGCGGCAATCGTGCCGTTCGTCAGCACATAATCGCCAATCGACAATTCCTCGTCGATCCAGCCTTCGCGCACCCGTTCGTCGATGCCTTCATAATGTCCACTGACAAAAATCAACCGTGGCAGCTTTGCATACTCCAAGGCCTTGGCCTGGTCAAAGCGGGCGCCTTCGGGCGTCAAATAAATCACACGCCCCTTTCCCGGCCCCATTTCCTGCACCGCTTCCAAACATTCCACCAGAGGCTCGCACTTCATCACCATCCCGGGACCGCCCCCGAACGGACGGTCATCCACCGTGCGATGCTTGTCGTGCGCATACTTGCGAATGTCATGCACTCCGACTTGTACCTGGCCGCCCTGCTGCGCCCGTTTCAAAATACTCGATTGCAACGGGCTCTCCAGCATCTCCGGAAACAGCGTCAGAACATCAATTTTCACGCCTGTTCCGAAGGGCCCGTTTCCGCAATCTCAACAAAAATCCGTTTGTCCGTTTTGACCGATGCGGCATTGCACAGGTTGCGGATCGCGGAAATGGTTCTTCCCTTCTTTCCGATCACCCGCCCGACGTCCTGCGGGTTCAAATGCACCCAATAGGTCGAGCTGTCAGGCCTTTCCTCCACCTCGACATCCACTTCTTCCGCATGCTGCACAAGGGAGGAAACGACAAACTCCACAAAATACTTCATAGGCGGTGCCGCGCGCCATCGGGATTAGCTCGCCGCGGCGGCGGTTTTGTTGCGGGCCTTTTTAATCAGGGTTCGCACCGTGTCGGAGGCTTTCGCACCCTGGCCGATCCAGTAATCGATGCGTTCCAGCTTGAGCGCCGACTCCTGGTTTTTCTCAATCGGATCATACGAGCCGATCATTTCAATAAACTTGCCGTCGCGGGGGCTGCGTTTGTCGGCCACCACAATACGGTAGAAGGGCCGGTTTTTGGTCCCTTCACGACGAAGACGAATTACTACTGCCATAAGATCTTTCCTCTGCTGTTATTTGCCGGCCTGGCGGGTCATCCCGCCCAACAAGCGCTTCAATTTATTCTCCTGGTTTCCACCCCGGGCCAACTGTCCGACCATTTTTTTCATCGTGCGGAACCGTTGCATCAGCTCATTGACTTCCGTCACGCTGGTACCGCTTCCCGAAGCGATTCTTTGGCGCCGTTTTGCATTCAAAACGTCCGGCCGCCGCCGTTCCTGCCTGGTCATGGAGCAAACGATGGCTTCCGTCCTCTTGAACACATTATCGTCCAGAGAGAAATGTTGAATACTACCCATGCCGGGGACCATGCCAAGAAGATTTTGCAAAGGCCCAAGCTTTTTCAGTTGTTTCATCTGATCCAGAAAGTCCTGCAGGTCAAATTCCGCCTTGAACAGCTTTTCCTGCATCCGGGAGGCGTCCTCCAAATCAATCTGTTCCGTGACCTTCTCAGCCAGGCCATAAAGGTCTCCCATGCCCAGCAATCGCTGTACCAGCCGTTCGGCGCGAAAGACTTCAAACTGATCCACCCGCTCGCCCGTGCCCAGAAACTTCAACGGCATCCCCGTGACGCTTTGCAGTGAAAATGCCGCCCCGCCCCGGGCATCCCCGTCAAACTTCGACAATACAATCCCGGTCAGCGGCACCTGTTTCTGAAAGGCCTGCGCCACTTCCACCGCACTTTGGCCCAAAGCCGCATCGGCCACCAACAAGGCCTCCTGCGGGCGAATCTGGCCCATGGCCGACTTTAACTCCTCCAGCAGCTCTTGGTTGATCTCCGTTCGTCCGGCCAAATCATAAATCACGGCATTGTAGGTCCCTTTCGTGGCCTCAGTCGCGGCGGATGCCAGGTGGCCGGCAAGAGTCGCACCAGCTTCTGGGGCGAACACATCAATGCCGTTTTGCCGGCCCAGGGTCTGCAACTGTTGCACGGCCGCCGGGCGCATCAAATCCCCCGCCACCAGCAGCACCTTTTCTTTTTGCTTTTTGAGATGGAGCGCCAGCTTGGCGGCCGTGGTGGTCTTGCCCGCGCCGTTCAAGCCGCACAACGCGATCCGCAAGGGACGTTCCGAAGCCAGGCCTTTGTCCCCGCCCTGAAAAATCGCCAGCAATTCATCATGGACGATTTTGACAAATAAATCGCCGGGCCGGATGCTGTTGCGCACCTCCTCGCCCAGCGCCTTTTCCTTCACCCGGTCGCAAAACTGTTTGGCCACCTGGTAATTCACATCGGCGGCCAGCAAGGCGAGACGCACCTCGCGAAGCGCTTCCGATATGTTGGAATCCGTCAGCTTCCCATACCCGCGCAGGGTTTTGAAGACGCTTTGGAATTTTTCTGAAAGCTGGTTTAACATCGTTCCAGTTTAAAGTTTGAAGTTTCAAGTTTTAAGCTTGGCGCGCAATCCCTCCATCCTCTTCGGGAGCGCGGGCATCCTGCCCGCACCGTTGCGCATCTGGAACACTCGCGATTTATCGGAGTTGCGCAACGGATGCCTTTCAATCCGTTCCCCTCAGGGTGTGTTCCGAGCTTTGACTTCTGCATTCTGAATTCTAAATTCTAAATTCTAAATTCTATTTTTTTCCGCGTCTTTGCGACTTACGCCCTCTGCGTTAAAATTTAAAATTACTTTTCCCCGAATTCCGCCTCAATATGTTCCAAAATCACATGCAGAATCCACGTATGGATTTCCTGCACGCGCGCGGTATTGTTGCTCGGCACGATCACTTCGTAATCCGCCTGGCCCTTGGCCTTGCCGCCGCCCTTGCCCAGGAACGCAACCGTCTTGACCCCCAGCTTTTTCGCCGTTTCCAGCGCCTTCAATTGGTTGGCTGAATTGCCGCTGCCGCTGAACAGCACCAGGATGTCGCCGGGCTTGCCCAGGGCCTCCACCTGCCGGCTGAAAACCGCCTCGTAACTCCAATCGTTGGCGATGCAGGTCAAAGCCGTCACGTCCGCGACCAGCGAGATCGCCGGAAGCGCCCGCCGGTTGCCCCGGTAACGCCCCACCAGTTCCTCGGCCATGTGCAGCGCATCCGCCGCGCTGCCGCCGTTTCCGCAGGTCAGGAGCTTGTTCCCTTTGTGAAAACAGTCCGCAAATACGGGCAGGATGGCTTCCACATGGGGCAAGACCGATTTGAAACGCTGGACAACCTCGTTCAATTCCTCCAATTGTTCTTGTAAGCTGGGCATAGGACTACGTTTCTAGCGCGGCCTTCCAATTTGTCATGAAGATTATCGACCGTTATTTGGTTGTGACGCTGGTGCTGCCTTTTCTCTTTT
Protein-coding sequences here:
- a CDS encoding Gfo/Idh/MocA family oxidoreductase translates to MSYQRDFQNRLNVGVVGVGSHCYRNILPALHYLPVRVQAFCDVNLELAQRTAGEYGVSRCYASNAEMYRNEKLDVVILCVGPAQHPVLACEAFAAGLHVWMEKPAAMRLTQIEEMLRKRGDRVAVVGFKKVFMPAVEKFREILAQEKHQPLRSILAQYPVVVPADGPAVLREGRFTNWLGNGCHPLSFMIALGGAVEAVTVHHGRHDTSVVILEFSGGAIGTLHAVSGGRFQPHEMYTVYANDANLVLDNCLRITYQRGARLEYGVSTSYAPGGFEQGAIVWEPQNTLSTLENVSLMTQGVYGSLRSFCDQVQGGPRRHDGSLEFARDVVAVYEAALLSEGKRVELHEMFYDATANPPGKAKS
- a CDS encoding XRE family transcriptional regulator, giving the protein MNELGSRIRRLRLRQQRTLLDISKRCGFTVSLLSKIESGKTTPPVATLTKIAAALGVSLGNLLDGGQDSPTVLSLARERTHSAAAQTDKGYGFYLLAAKRADKIMQPFIFTAERGKIKRGVLAHCGEEFVYVLEGRMRYRVGDTTHTLGPGDSLYFNSEEEHDLEPLTAKVKYLAVFTGRALPSKKSSPRTRRKSQK
- a CDS encoding TIM barrel protein — encoded protein: MKPRLTMLNAMAGHEIEPALDRHVEWGLKDLDLKDQVYGKSIIDLNPDEAERLVGAMQRRGLSAYCFSTILFHEPLTPGEAHFRNSALAALPRTLAVARMVKPKLIRLLDPRGSGRFPDWMIGLYREAVDQISAAGFQTTIENECHDCLFGNVENIIDFFQRLDRPRTATFTWDIQNLWSNGTFPSLEVYHKLKPWMNYVHFKGGQSETPGGSLKWKSSLADASWPVQDIARQVLRDAISPVWCLNSSHGDHKPGVDYSNVTQNDMAFLRKVIAEG
- the rplS gene encoding 50S ribosomal protein L19, whose amino-acid sequence is MNVIDKIESEQLKKDVSKFKVGDTIKVSSRVKEGDKERIQNYSGVVIARKGRGLNETFTVRRISYGEGVERVFPLHSPFIEKIAVEIAGRVRRSRLYYLRGLKGAMEVKSEEKSKQPVRAAKKKK
- a CDS encoding ribonuclease HII, coding for MKSGLSWHYEHKALESGARVIAGIDEAGRGCLAGPVVAAACVFLKHETWPEGLNDSKKLSRAERRRLYAEISGADGLSWAVGQASVEEVDRVNILQATFLAMARALAGVGVMVDLALIDGSQMPKLPVKIHAIVKGDSQCPSIAAASILAKETRDRLMEEAEAQFPGYGFARHKGYGTAVHQKALERLGPCPIHRRSFAPVAQRLLSFAG
- a CDS encoding YifB family Mg chelatase-like AAA ATPase, with amino-acid sequence MLSQIKSASVVGVQAFPVEVEVNVGACVGQGLPEFVVVGLPDTAVKESRDRVRTAILNSAYNHPGNRVTVNLAPADLRKEGPSFDLPIALGILLASGQCRNDRKERLLAVGELALTGAVRRVKGVLPIALLAKKAGFGGILVPVENAAEASVVEGLNVYPVKNLRSASEFLEEKTEIAASPHRTGLFENGTAYDNDLDFADVKGQESVKRSLEIAAAGGHNLLMIGPPGSGKSMLAKRLPGILPRMSLPEALETTKIHSVVGLLPAGQALVAVRPFRSPHHTISDIGLIGGSAQPMPGEVSLAHNGVLFLDELPEFKRSALEVLRQPLEDGRVTISRAAGTLTFPARFMFVGAMNPTPTGSSGDAQKGRVSATAVQRYLNRISGPLLDRIDLHVEVPALKHEQLLSAPSGESTGTIRERVEKARELQRRRFSGKAIWCNALMGPKQIQAFAPIDNDSRNILKYAMENMNLSARAYDRILKVARTIADLADSEQVTTDHVSEAVQYRSLDRQLWG
- a CDS encoding four helix bundle suffix domain-containing protein; the protein is MSEENLLPPHGNYAELLSYQKAELVYDLTFRFCQRFLRKGDRTIDQMVQASRSGKQNIAEASKASGTSKEMELKLTNVARASLEELLLDYRDFLRVRDFGIWDKNSKEALFVRKLGCQPHQSYETYRTYVETRPPEVVANIALCLIHQTNYLLDQQLRRLEKDFLKQGGLRERMTRARLQYRNKTHESYTAHPIPEKPGSQP
- a CDS encoding YraN family protein; the encoded protein is MPGDRKGRGDFGEEAACAFLKRQHYKPLVRNYRSRWGEIDLVCRHKGVLVFVEVKARSPESWGSPAEAVTPSKQRRILRTAMAYLEEIKLQDMPVRFDVVEVFLKSSGPPECHLIPAAFELTRRNS
- a CDS encoding cupin domain-containing protein: MKTDIRLLTYPQATKSDFDWGNLTWFAGLSLGNSTEMTVGRCILKPGQGNPRHYHPNCTEILVVIQGRIEHTGPGGEKAQMNEGDTVTVPPNIWHHATNIGETEAVLFIAFSSADRQTVGE